Proteins found in one Clostridium kluyveri DSM 555 genomic segment:
- a CDS encoding RNA-guided endonuclease InsQ/TnpB family protein, which produces MIRGIKVRLYPTKEQEILMWKSAGVARFTYNWGLAYLNSYYKENKKSLLIGELRKIFTELRNSEEYPWIREVSSEIPQQALKDLGDAFEEFFEGEHGYPKFKKKNKCETSFFHLNNKFVVKDKFIKLEKIGFIKMKDEGRLPIGNYKKDKIKVTNPRIKHNGRHWYLSLGFEVENTHKLCLTGESIGVDLGIKELAVVSNIDKPFKNINKSKKVKKLNKRLLKLQRQISRKYDKLKSEKAFKKSEKPNKTNNIIKLEKKIKLLHKKISNIRLNHIHQTTNAIVKTKPSRVVVEDLNVTGLLKNKHLSKAIQEQSSNKFINTLEKCEWNGIEFVKADRFYPSSKKCSCCGAIKKDLKLSDRIYKCACGIVIDRDKNASINLANYKLVG; this is translated from the coding sequence ATGATTAGAGGAATTAAAGTTAGATTATACCCTACTAAAGAGCAAGAAATATTAATGTGGAAAAGTGCAGGAGTTGCAAGATTTACTTACAATTGGGGATTAGCTTACTTAAATAGCTATTATAAAGAAAATAAGAAATCTTTATTAATAGGAGAATTAAGAAAAATATTTACCGAACTTAGAAATAGTGAAGAATATCCTTGGATTAGAGAAGTGTCTTCGGAAATACCACAACAAGCACTTAAAGACTTAGGAGATGCTTTTGAGGAGTTTTTTGAAGGTGAACATGGTTATCCTAAATTTAAAAAGAAAAATAAGTGTGAAACTTCATTTTTTCATCTAAATAATAAATTTGTAGTTAAAGATAAATTTATTAAATTAGAAAAAATAGGATTTATTAAGATGAAAGATGAAGGCAGACTTCCCATAGGAAATTATAAAAAAGATAAAATAAAGGTAACTAATCCAAGAATAAAACATAACGGACGCCACTGGTATTTATCCTTAGGTTTTGAGGTAGAAAATACCCATAAGCTTTGTCTCACTGGTGAGAGTATTGGCGTGGATCTAGGAATAAAGGAACTAGCTGTTGTAAGTAATATTGATAAACCTTTTAAAAACATTAATAAATCTAAAAAAGTTAAGAAATTAAATAAAAGATTACTAAAACTTCAAAGGCAAATTTCAAGGAAATATGATAAGTTGAAATCTGAAAAAGCCTTCAAAAAAAGTGAAAAACCGAATAAAACAAATAACATCATAAAACTTGAAAAGAAAATTAAGTTACTACACAAGAAAATATCCAATATACGTTTAAATCATATTCATCAAACTACTAATGCTATAGTGAAAACCAAGCCAAGCAGAGTAGTTGTTGAGGACTTGAACGTGACTGGTTTATTAAAAAATAAACATTTATCTAAAGCTATACAAGAACAATCATCCAATAAGTTTATAAATACTTTAGAAAAATGTGAATGGAATGGTATTGAATTTGTAAAAGCTGATAGATTTTATCCTTCAAGCAAAAAATGTTCATGTTGTGGAGCTATCAAAAAAGATTTAAAGCTATCTGATAGAATTTATAAATGTGCGTGTGGGATTGTAATTGATAGGGATAAAAATGCAAGTATTAATTTAGCAAATTATAAATTAGTAGGATAA
- a CDS encoding DHH family phosphoesterase, translating to MEWQKHNIQDFDFLGMENPFLLKDMEEAMKKIIKAVNKREKIVIYGTCDLDGIASVAILLLVLKYLNADVEYFISDKINDSSIKSDIIENHIKFLGAKLIITAGCGIKSLPEIELCKRLGIDVIITDYHKCGKFLPETIIINPNQPGCRYPFKDLIAVGVVFKLCQAVSIYYNMKYVSKYLDLVTLGIFSKKSYITGENEIMVREGMRYLNYTNNYGVKALLKVNKIHTINQENICELSNKIISSISCKRYIDNARIAVELFTTESIDRAEQIAKYLKNEMIY from the coding sequence ATGGAGTGGCAAAAGCATAATATACAGGATTTTGACTTTTTAGGCATGGAAAACCCTTTTCTTTTGAAAGATATGGAGGAAGCCATGAAAAAAATAATAAAAGCTGTAAACAAAAGAGAAAAAATTGTAATTTATGGTACCTGCGATTTAGACGGTATAGCTTCGGTAGCTATATTGTTACTTGTGTTAAAGTATTTAAATGCAGATGTAGAGTATTTTATTTCCGACAAAATTAATGATTCTAGTATAAAATCTGATATAATAGAAAATCATATAAAGTTTTTAGGGGCAAAGCTTATAATAACCGCGGGCTGTGGAATTAAATCTCTGCCTGAGATAGAACTTTGCAAAAGACTGGGCATTGATGTTATAATAACAGACTACCATAAATGTGGAAAATTTCTACCAGAGACAATTATTATAAATCCGAATCAGCCAGGCTGCAGATATCCATTTAAGGATCTTATAGCAGTGGGGGTTGTATTTAAATTGTGTCAAGCTGTATCCATTTATTATAATATGAAATATGTAAGTAAATATTTAGACCTTGTAACCCTGGGCATTTTTTCTAAAAAGAGTTATATAACCGGGGAAAATGAAATCATGGTAAGGGAAGGCATGCGATACTTGAACTACACCAATAATTATGGGGTGAAAGCTTTATTGAAAGTAAATAAGATTCATACTATAAATCAGGAAAATATATGTGAACTTTCAAATAAAATAATATCTTCAATTAGCTGCAAAAGATATATAGACAATGCCAGAATTGCAGTAGAACTTTTTACAACTGAAAGTATAGATAGGGCAGAGCAGATAGCCAAATATTTAAAAAATGAAATGATATACTAA
- the secF gene encoding protein translocase subunit SecF — protein MDTIYKIIEKRKIWFTISLIVIVIGIFTMATKGLEYGLDFKGGTIVEINLGSNFNKEDVDSIIKKYSKDFQSTKSDNKSITIKSTSLSSDNVNNIVKDVKAKYKKSSLTNQENIGAVIGKETRVKAIQAVIVAIIAMFIYIGIRFELSYGIAAMISLVHNILVMLSVYAIFRISIDTNFIAATLTVMGYSVHDTIVVFDRIRENHKYMRGQEPEMVADASVTQTLARSINTVLTVVITLASVYVLVPSIRIFSEPILIGVITGCYSSICIASPCWVIIKKRMINRKKRLRSAVQ, from the coding sequence ATGGATACTATATATAAAATTATCGAGAAAAGAAAAATATGGTTTACTATATCCCTTATAGTAATTGTAATTGGAATTTTTACTATGGCTACAAAAGGATTGGAGTATGGACTTGATTTTAAGGGCGGTACCATAGTTGAGATAAATTTAGGCAGCAATTTTAATAAAGAAGATGTAGATAGTATAATAAAAAAATATTCAAAGGATTTTCAATCAACTAAATCAGATAATAAATCCATAACCATAAAGTCTACTTCTTTAAGTAGTGATAATGTAAATAATATTGTAAAAGATGTAAAGGCCAAGTACAAAAAAAGCAGTCTTACAAATCAGGAAAATATAGGTGCGGTTATAGGAAAAGAGACTAGAGTTAAGGCTATACAAGCTGTCATAGTAGCCATTATAGCTATGTTTATATACATAGGTATAAGGTTTGAACTGAGCTATGGTATAGCTGCCATGATATCTTTGGTTCACAATATACTTGTAATGCTTTCAGTCTATGCAATATTTAGAATTTCTATAGACACTAATTTTATAGCTGCTACACTCACAGTTATGGGATATTCCGTTCACGATACCATAGTTGTGTTTGATAGAATAAGAGAAAATCACAAGTACATGAGAGGGCAGGAGCCTGAGATGGTTGCAGACGCCAGTGTAACTCAGACTCTGGCAAGATCAATAAACACTGTACTTACAGTTGTAATAACCTTGGCATCGGTATATGTTTTGGTACCTTCCATAAGGATTTTTTCAGAGCCTATACTCATAGGAGTAATAACAGGATGTTATTCATCCATATGTATAGCTAGTCCATGTTGGGTTATAATTAAAAAGCGTATGATAAACAGAAAAAAAAGATTGCGCAGTGCAGTGCAGTAA
- the secD gene encoding protein translocase subunit SecD, whose product MKSKVKSTIVFFLCLIIIGFLAYSGAYGVTLGGYELKPFSKVITRGLDLQGGVSVLEEIQGKNVDESTIERTIELLSLRVNKLGVSETVVAREGKNRIRIDIPGKFDAKEVTDGVAKTGELKFVGPDNKTILTGKDVKDATASLDSQNSSQAVINLEFNKDGTKKFSDATAKFIGKKITIYLDEEVLTDPQVDAHITDGKAIISGNMTLKEAQRKANLIKSGALPVTVKPVQVKTVGASLGANALPLSILAGEIGIGLVMLFMLLYYRLPGLIADIALALYVYIVLAAFANIGVTLTLAGIAGFLLTVGMAVDANILIFERTKEELKSGRTIKASIDAGFRRAMTSILDSNITTIISGFILYSIGTGSVKGFALTLIIGTILSMFTAITVTRTLMKLAANMGWFNHKQTIGTFGVHDFRKGVVK is encoded by the coding sequence ATGAAATCTAAGGTGAAAAGCACTATAGTTTTCTTCCTGTGTTTGATTATAATAGGTTTTTTAGCCTATTCAGGAGCATATGGGGTGACTTTAGGTGGATATGAATTGAAACCCTTTAGTAAAGTCATAACTAGGGGTCTTGACCTTCAAGGGGGAGTTTCTGTACTTGAGGAAATTCAAGGGAAAAATGTAGACGAAAGTACCATAGAAAGAACAATAGAACTTTTGTCCTTAAGAGTTAATAAATTAGGGGTAAGTGAAACAGTAGTTGCTAGAGAAGGTAAAAACAGAATAAGAATTGACATACCCGGTAAATTTGATGCCAAAGAGGTAACAGATGGTGTAGCTAAAACCGGAGAACTGAAATTTGTAGGACCTGATAATAAAACCATACTTACAGGTAAGGATGTAAAAGATGCCACTGCATCTCTTGACTCTCAAAATAGCAGTCAGGCTGTAATAAATTTAGAATTCAATAAAGACGGCACCAAGAAATTTTCAGATGCCACTGCAAAATTTATAGGTAAAAAGATTACTATTTACTTAGATGAGGAAGTTCTTACCGATCCTCAGGTAGATGCACATATAACCGATGGCAAGGCTATTATAAGCGGAAATATGACTCTTAAAGAGGCACAAAGAAAGGCAAATTTAATAAAATCCGGTGCTCTGCCAGTTACAGTAAAACCCGTTCAGGTTAAAACCGTAGGAGCTTCTCTTGGAGCTAATGCACTGCCTCTTAGTATATTGGCAGGTGAAATTGGTATAGGACTTGTAATGTTATTTATGCTGCTTTACTATAGATTACCTGGACTTATTGCAGACATAGCACTGGCGTTATATGTATACATAGTTCTGGCTGCTTTTGCCAACATAGGTGTCACCCTTACCCTGGCAGGTATTGCTGGGTTTCTTTTAACAGTTGGTATGGCAGTAGATGCAAATATACTCATATTTGAAAGAACCAAAGAAGAACTCAAAAGCGGCAGAACCATTAAGGCATCCATAGATGCAGGCTTTAGAAGGGCCATGACTTCCATACTGGACTCAAATATAACTACAATTATTTCAGGCTTTATACTTTATAGTATTGGAACAGGTTCTGTAAAGGGATTTGCCCTTACGCTTATTATAGGTACAATTTTAAGTATGTTTACAGCAATAACTGTTACTAGAACACTCATGAAGCTTGCTGCCAATATGGGATGGTTTAATCATAAACAGACTATTGGAACCTTCGGTGTACATGACTTCAGAAAGGGGGTAGTAAAATAA
- the scfB gene encoding thioether cross-link-forming SCIFF peptide maturase: MADIHKFIQGSYFYVIDVNSGAIHEIDELVYDILDDEKLPELNYVVESLKNKYEKEEIVEAYGEICQLVRDGILYSQDLYEDIVLKDNTPSFIKALCLNVAHDCNLKCKYCFADEGEYKGARALMSAHIGKKAVDFVIEKSGPRKNIEIDLFGGEPLMAFQCIKEIVEYAREQEVKNNKKIRFTMTTNAVMLNDEIMEYIDKNMGNIVLSIDGRKEINDKIRVRKDGGGTFNTILPKIKHMIEIRDKSKQYYVRGTFTRKNTDFFEDIKFLQNEGFEEISVEPVVLPSDNPLSLREEDLPEIYSQYDKLYEEMLKWKPGDKKFKFYHFNIDITGGPCIYKRISGCGAGHEYVAITPQGDIYPCHQFVGNEDFKMGNLNNWKDLREDISCEFKNSHIYNKPQCRKCWARFYCSGGCQANNYNFNGDMKVPYELGCKMQKKRIECAIALKVRSMTNNT; encoded by the coding sequence TTGGCAGATATTCATAAATTTATTCAGGGATCATATTTCTATGTAATAGATGTGAATTCTGGTGCAATTCATGAAATTGATGAATTGGTATATGATATTTTAGATGACGAAAAATTACCGGAACTGAATTATGTAGTGGAATCACTTAAAAATAAATATGAAAAAGAAGAGATTGTAGAAGCTTATGGAGAAATATGCCAGTTGGTTAGAGATGGAATACTTTATTCACAAGACCTATACGAAGATATTGTATTAAAAGACAATACTCCTTCATTTATAAAGGCCTTGTGTCTAAATGTTGCCCACGATTGCAATCTAAAGTGTAAGTACTGTTTTGCAGATGAAGGTGAATATAAAGGTGCAAGAGCATTGATGTCTGCACATATTGGAAAAAAAGCCGTTGATTTTGTCATAGAAAAATCAGGCCCCAGAAAAAATATAGAGATAGATTTATTCGGAGGAGAGCCTTTAATGGCCTTCCAGTGTATAAAAGAAATTGTGGAATATGCAAGGGAACAAGAGGTTAAAAACAACAAGAAAATAAGATTTACCATGACAACTAATGCCGTAATGCTAAATGATGAAATAATGGAATATATTGATAAAAATATGGGAAATATAGTACTTAGTATAGATGGCAGGAAGGAAATAAATGATAAAATAAGGGTAAGAAAAGATGGAGGAGGAACCTTTAATACCATATTACCTAAAATTAAACATATGATAGAAATTAGGGACAAGTCTAAGCAATACTATGTGAGAGGAACCTTCACCAGAAAAAATACAGATTTCTTTGAAGATATAAAATTTCTTCAAAATGAAGGTTTTGAAGAAATATCTGTAGAACCCGTGGTGCTTCCCTCTGATAATCCTCTATCTCTTCGAGAAGAAGATTTACCTGAAATTTACTCTCAATATGATAAATTATATGAGGAAATGTTGAAATGGAAGCCTGGCGATAAAAAATTCAAATTTTATCATTTCAACATAGATATTACAGGAGGACCTTGTATATATAAAAGAATATCAGGGTGTGGAGCAGGTCATGAGTATGTGGCAATAACTCCTCAAGGAGATATATATCCCTGTCATCAATTTGTAGGAAATGAAGACTTCAAAATGGGCAATTTAAATAATTGGAAGGATTTAAGAGAAGATATCTCCTGTGAATTTAAAAATTCTCACATATATAATAAGCCACAGTGCAGAAAATGTTGGGCCAGATTTTATTGCAGTGGGGGGTGTCAGGCAAATAATTATAATTTTAATGGAGATATGAAAGTACCTTATGAACTTGGGTGTAAAATGCAGAAAAAGAGGATTGAATGTGCCATTGCCCTTAAAGTTAGAAGTATGACAAACAATACTTAA
- the scfA gene encoding six-cysteine ranthipeptide SCIFF — translation MKHIKTINSSNIKDSLKKPGCKECANSCQSACKTSCTVANLACEN, via the coding sequence ATGAAGCATATAAAAACTATAAATAGTAGTAATATAAAAGATAGTTTAAAAAAACCGGGATGTAAGGAATGTGCTAACTCATGCCAATCAGCATGTAAAACTTCCTGTACAGTTGCTAACCTTGCTTGTGAAAACTAA
- a CDS encoding TIGR04086 family membrane protein, producing the protein MGGVLILEKNNNYLPAVEGVLRGFIITVILLLIFAVVMTFVEVSSRASYIFYLITTILSIMYASIYAVRKIGKKGWLIGILVTLLYLSILYIVSIISGNSMVMGADGFARVLLAIIVGALSGIIGINL; encoded by the coding sequence ATGGGGGGTGTTTTAATTTTGGAAAAGAATAATAATTACCTTCCAGCAGTGGAGGGGGTTCTAAGAGGGTTTATAATTACAGTTATTTTGCTCTTGATTTTTGCGGTTGTAATGACTTTTGTAGAAGTTAGTTCAAGGGCAAGTTATATATTTTACTTAATTACTACAATACTTAGCATAATGTATGCTTCTATTTATGCAGTGAGGAAAATAGGAAAAAAGGGATGGCTTATAGGGATTTTAGTAACTCTTTTATATTTATCCATATTGTATATAGTTTCCATCATTTCAGGAAATTCTATGGTTATGGGTGCGGATGGATTTGCAAGGGTTCTGCTTGCCATAATAGTTGGCGCATTATCTGGTATCATTGGAATTAATTTGTAG
- the yajC gene encoding preprotein translocase subunit YajC gives MDSLYRLAPLIIVLAFFYLLIFLPESRRRKKYNAMLQGLKVNDEVMTKGGIIGKIAHIQENVLTIQTGPDRVKIKLDKTGVLNVLSETKKQESTDIDKK, from the coding sequence TTGGATTCATTATATAGATTAGCACCGCTTATAATTGTGCTAGCATTTTTTTATCTACTTATATTCTTGCCGGAAAGCAGGAGAAGGAAAAAGTATAATGCAATGCTGCAAGGGCTTAAGGTTAATGATGAAGTTATGACTAAAGGCGGCATAATAGGTAAAATTGCACATATTCAGGAAAATGTTTTAACTATCCAAACAGGACCTGACAGAGTAAAAATAAAATTGGATAAAACAGGAGTGTTGAATGTTTTATCAGAAACAAAGAAACAGGAAAGTACTGACATTGATAAAAAATAA
- the tgt gene encoding tRNA guanosine(34) transglycosylase Tgt, which produces MYKLLKKDGSSRRGEFSTPHGVVQTPVFMNVGTLAAIKGAVSTEDLKEIGCQIELSNTYHLSLRPGDEVIRKLGGLHKFMNWDRPILTDSGGFQVFSLSGMRKIKEEGVYFNSHIDGRKIFMGPEESMRIQSNLASTVAMAFDECVENPAPKEYVEDSVKRTTRWLKRCKIEIDRLNSMPHTINNKQMLFGINQGGVHDDIRMEHAKIISDMDLDGYAIGGLAVGETHEEMYRVLEKVVPNLPENKPIYLMGVGTPANILEAVERGVDFFDCVMPSRNGRHSHVFTSYGVIHLLNAKYELDDNPIDSECSCPTCKNYTRAYIRHLFKAKEMLAMRLCVIHNLYFYNNLMKEIRESIDKGNFLQYKKEKLEKWNETV; this is translated from the coding sequence ATGTATAAATTGCTTAAAAAAGATGGAAGTTCCAGAAGAGGTGAATTTAGTACACCCCATGGGGTAGTTCAGACTCCGGTTTTTATGAATGTAGGTACCCTGGCAGCTATAAAAGGTGCAGTTTCAACTGAAGATTTAAAAGAAATTGGATGTCAGATAGAACTTTCAAATACTTATCATTTGAGTCTGAGGCCTGGAGATGAGGTTATCAGAAAGCTTGGTGGACTACATAAATTTATGAATTGGGATAGGCCCATTTTAACTGATTCTGGAGGTTTTCAAGTATTTTCTCTCTCGGGCATGAGAAAAATAAAAGAGGAAGGGGTGTATTTTAATTCTCATATAGATGGCAGAAAAATATTTATGGGACCGGAAGAGAGCATGAGAATTCAAAGCAACCTGGCATCTACGGTAGCCATGGCTTTTGATGAGTGTGTTGAGAATCCCGCCCCTAAAGAGTATGTAGAGGATTCAGTAAAAAGAACTACCCGTTGGCTTAAACGGTGTAAAATTGAAATTGACAGATTAAATTCCATGCCCCATACCATAAATAATAAACAGATGCTCTTTGGTATAAATCAGGGAGGGGTACACGATGATATACGGATGGAACACGCAAAAATAATAAGTGACATGGATTTGGATGGATATGCCATAGGAGGCCTTGCTGTAGGGGAAACTCATGAGGAAATGTATAGGGTTTTAGAAAAGGTAGTCCCAAATCTTCCTGAAAATAAACCAATATATTTAATGGGAGTAGGTACTCCGGCTAATATACTGGAGGCGGTGGAAAGAGGAGTGGATTTTTTTGACTGTGTAATGCCTTCAAGGAATGGAAGACATTCTCATGTATTTACATCCTATGGTGTAATACATCTTTTAAATGCAAAATATGAACTGGATGATAATCCTATTGACAGTGAGTGCAGTTGTCCTACCTGTAAAAATTATACCAGGGCGTACATAAGACACTTGTTTAAAGCAAAAGAGATGCTTGCCATGAGACTTTGTGTAATACACAATTTGTATTTTTATAATAATTTAATGAAGGAAATAAGGGAATCTATTGATAAGGGGAATTTTTTACAGTATAAAAAGGAAAAGCTTGAAAAGTGGAATGAAACAGTTTAA
- the queA gene encoding tRNA preQ1(34) S-adenosylmethionine ribosyltransferase-isomerase QueA — MEVTDFDFYLPEELIAQKPLEQRDEGRLMVLDKKTGKVCHKIFKDIVYYLNPGDCVVLNDTRVLPARLIGVREDTMGKIEFLLLKRRDNFTWETLVKPGRRAKVGNRFNFGSGQLKAEVVSINEDGNRIVRFEYNGVFEEILDKLGQIPLPPYIKEKLENKELYQTVYSKEEGSAAAPTAGLHFTEELLRELREKGVNLAFLTLHVGLGTFRPVKVENIEDHAMHSEFYSMSKETADMINAAKESGHSVISVGTTSCRTLETIGDENGRVKEQSGWTDIFIYPGYKYKVVDKLITNFHLPKSTLIMLVSAFYGRENTLHAYNVAVKEKYRFFSFGDAMFIK, encoded by the coding sequence TTGGAGGTTACAGATTTCGATTTTTACTTGCCGGAGGAGTTAATTGCACAGAAGCCACTGGAACAAAGGGATGAAGGAAGGCTTATGGTGCTGGATAAAAAAACTGGTAAAGTTTGTCATAAGATATTTAAGGATATAGTATATTACCTAAATCCAGGGGATTGTGTTGTATTAAATGACACCAGAGTTTTACCTGCAAGACTTATAGGTGTGAGAGAAGATACCATGGGTAAAATAGAGTTTTTGCTGCTAAAAAGAAGGGATAACTTCACCTGGGAAACTTTAGTTAAGCCTGGCAGAAGGGCTAAGGTAGGAAATAGATTTAATTTTGGCAGTGGACAGTTAAAGGCTGAAGTAGTTAGTATAAATGAAGATGGAAATAGAATAGTTAGGTTTGAATACAATGGAGTATTTGAAGAAATACTAGATAAACTAGGTCAAATACCTCTTCCGCCATACATAAAGGAAAAGCTGGAGAATAAAGAGCTATATCAAACTGTATATTCTAAGGAAGAAGGATCTGCAGCGGCACCTACAGCTGGACTTCATTTTACTGAAGAGCTATTGAGAGAGCTCCGTGAAAAGGGCGTTAATCTGGCATTTTTAACGCTGCATGTAGGCCTTGGAACCTTTAGACCTGTTAAAGTGGAAAATATAGAAGATCATGCCATGCATTCTGAGTTTTATTCTATGTCAAAGGAGACTGCTGATATGATAAATGCAGCGAAAGAAAGTGGTCACAGCGTAATTTCTGTGGGAACTACCTCCTGCAGGACACTTGAAACCATAGGAGATGAAAATGGCAGGGTAAAAGAACAGTCAGGATGGACGGATATATTTATATATCCGGGATATAAATATAAAGTAGTAGATAAACTTATAACGAACTTTCATCTTCCAAAATCTACCCTTATAATGCTTGTAAGTGCATTTTACGGAAGGGAAAATACTCTGCATGCTTATAATGTGGCAGTAAAAGAAAAATATCGCTTTTTTAGTTTTGGGGATGCCATGTTCATCAAGTGA
- the ruvB gene encoding Holliday junction branch migration DNA helicase RuvB, with product MEDRIVTPLNIRGDAESEYSLRPKSLKEYIGQRKVKEKLKIFIEAAKNRKEALDHVLFYGPPGLGKTTLANIIALEMGGNLKITSGPAIERAGDLAAILTGLDDRDVLFIDEIHRLNRSVEEILYPAMEDYALDIVIGKGASTKSIRLDLPRFTLIGATTRVGLLTAPLRDRFGVLCPMDFYDQEELSEIVVRSCNILKIRIEPEASVEIGKRSRGTPRIANRLLKRVRDYSEVKGNGTIDLKTSKAALELLEVDKEGFDSIDNKILRAIIDNFNGGPVGIETLAYFIGEELDTIEDVYEPYLLQKGFIIRTPRGRIASDSAYKHFNKTRKSSNAYHKNLKQSSLFDGEV from the coding sequence ATGGAAGACAGAATAGTTACTCCACTTAATATTAGGGGCGATGCAGAAAGTGAGTACAGCTTAAGGCCCAAAAGTCTTAAGGAATATATAGGACAGAGAAAAGTAAAAGAAAAATTAAAAATATTTATAGAGGCCGCTAAAAATAGAAAAGAAGCTTTGGATCATGTGCTGTTTTATGGCCCTCCGGGGCTTGGTAAGACCACACTGGCCAATATAATTGCTCTTGAGATGGGCGGAAATCTAAAAATTACCTCAGGACCTGCCATAGAAAGAGCAGGAGACTTGGCTGCAATACTTACGGGGCTTGATGACAGGGATGTGCTTTTTATAGACGAAATACACAGATTGAATAGAAGTGTAGAGGAAATACTATATCCAGCTATGGAAGACTATGCACTTGATATAGTTATAGGAAAGGGAGCGTCCACCAAATCCATAAGATTGGATTTACCTAGATTTACCCTTATAGGTGCTACTACCAGGGTAGGACTTTTGACTGCCCCCTTAAGAGATAGATTCGGTGTTTTATGTCCTATGGATTTTTATGATCAGGAGGAATTAAGTGAAATTGTAGTTAGATCCTGTAATATACTTAAAATAAGAATAGAGCCTGAAGCTTCAGTAGAAATAGGAAAAAGATCCAGGGGAACTCCAAGAATAGCCAATAGACTTTTAAAAAGGGTAAGAGATTACTCTGAAGTTAAGGGGAATGGGACAATAGACTTAAAAACCAGTAAGGCAGCACTGGAATTATTGGAAGTGGATAAGGAAGGGTTTGACAGCATAGATAATAAAATACTAAGAGCTATTATAGACAACTTTAATGGAGGACCTGTTGGCATAGAAACTCTCGCTTATTTTATAGGAGAGGAACTTGATACTATAGAAGATGTATATGAACCTTATCTGCTCCAGAAGGGATTTATAATTAGAACTCCCAGGGGAAGAATTGCCTCTGATAGTGCTTATAAGCACTTTAATAAAACCAGGAAGAGCAGTAATGCGTATCACAAAAATTTGAAACAATCATCTTTATTTGATGGTGAAGTATAA
- the ruvA gene encoding Holliday junction branch migration protein RuvA — translation MYEYIKGIYKGVNKDYIVVENNGIGYKINTSGSTIAKTPKIDENITLYLQQIVREDFIGLYGFLTKEEINMFNLLLTINGIGAKAALSLLSISSVNNLKYAIISGDEKNLIRAPGVGKKTAQRIILELKDKIKPEEIINQEKDHRQVSQEEETMEVLEALIALGYSEKEAGRAVASIDNNDSIESMIKNALKFLMN, via the coding sequence ATGTATGAATACATAAAAGGCATATACAAAGGGGTAAATAAAGATTACATAGTAGTTGAAAACAACGGTATAGGGTATAAGATAAATACCTCTGGAAGTACTATTGCCAAAACTCCCAAAATAGATGAAAATATAACCTTATATCTCCAGCAAATAGTAAGAGAAGATTTTATAGGGCTATATGGCTTTTTAACAAAAGAAGAAATTAATATGTTCAATCTTCTTCTTACTATAAATGGTATAGGAGCAAAGGCAGCACTTTCTCTCTTATCTATAAGCAGTGTTAATAATTTAAAATATGCTATAATATCTGGAGATGAAAAAAATTTAATAAGAGCTCCGGGAGTAGGAAAAAAGACCGCACAGAGAATTATATTGGAGCTTAAAGATAAAATAAAACCAGAAGAAATTATAAACCAAGAAAAAGATCATAGACAAGTTTCTCAAGAAGAAGAGACAATGGAAGTTCTAGAAGCCCTTATAGCACTTGGATATTCTGAAAAGGAAGCAGGTAGAGCTGTGGCTTCTATAGATAACAATGATTCTATTGAATCAATGATAAAAAATGCTTTGAAATTTTTAATGAATTAG